The Solanum pennellii chromosome 4, SPENNV200 genomic interval GAGTCATCAcccacaaaataaaattattatccaATATAAGGCCGAAATAATTCTATATCTCAActtacaaatatatttatagactataaaagttgaaataatatcaaatttgtTAAATAACTTCCATATGTTGCATTATTACAGAATCAAGAATTATTGACCAAAGTTTGTCATGTTTGAATTCATTAGTTTTGAGACATAATTGAAAGTTGCTAGCGATTATTTGGATAACGAGATAAAGACATTAGAACGAGCAACTCGtctaacttttgagaaattaacatcaaaatttaCTACTTTCAATTGAAATTATGTTTGTTAAATCAAAATTAACTTACTTGATATTACATATCATGTTCATAAGGTCAAACAAATGATACAATAGCTGAAAGATGAAGTTATATCTAAGATATATTCAATTGACAAATAATTTCAAATcgtatatatttttaacatcgatgacaaaattatttattcaaacaTGAATAGTAAAAAGATTTTCACCTTTAAATCTAAATGGGCATGATACAAATTTCATAAGTAATAGACATATAAGAGTATTAACATTGAGCTTAATTTCACTGatgagaaattaaaataatattattatatatttatttattgctaGAGTATATATAGTAAATTTACCATATCCTATTGCCTATAGTGTGCTAAAATAACAAGTTTAATTCAAATTATGTGACTAATTTGgaattaaaaaatgttaaatattaGGTATTTTTTCAAGTGATAAAGTTATGATTTTTATCAAAGAgtttaaaatttgatgaaatagACATATAAATTAGTCAAAGAATTCGACATCTACTCTATATGTATAtctctttatatataaaaaattttattttaattatatatataagtactatataatattttatcaaaaagatTCGAATAAACCTCTTGACCACTTGGTAGCTCTCCCTTGCTCtaacactatgtttggatcattgttatccattgtattgtattgtatagtTACTATACctataatgtttgttttgattgttatttaaagtgtattgtactgtattgttaaatttcgttgtttCGTAACAATGgaaacccctattttatggaacaaccaatttggtgtgttcccattgttacttaatttctttttccaattatattttacataatatttcaaaatactattttaccctttatcttaattatttaaacctAGTCAAACCTTCTACCTAgaataattaagaatatttaagtaaatttataaattacaatactaTATGATACAATTAAACCAAATAATTAGAATGttactaaacaacaacaaacaatacaatttaGCCAAATATTGTATCTGTCATACAATAAAGTATAATAAAGTACAATAaagtacaatacaatacaatacattataaaatgggaaacttacataaatatattataataaaaaaatatttaccatctatagcaataatatattttttcacttgGTCACTTTTagttcatttataatacaagtttaatacatattacaatgaacaatttattattcacatataatacaaattttaattatgaataatacatttatcaaacattttaatacacttataatacaatgtgacaattttttaccaaacaaacatgatatatttcaaaaaacaattataattcatatatatattgcatacacaattcacttttaatacatattatagatttaacaaagcattgctataaatggtaataaacaaaaagtatcgctaaaatcagtaattattttttaaaatgtattaatttatgtaatttttccttataaaataattgataacaatgatccaaacaaagtgcGAAGGTTCAAAGATGGACCATTGCATATAAGCCCATATAAAACCCAAATCATAACCCGCTTCCCCCTTTTCGATCCTTCTAATTTtcttggaaaataaataaatcaaacctCGCTTCTGCCCCAAAGCAGACAGAGCGGGAGCCGCCATTGACAACAACGGAGTATCTTCTTCACTCTCAGCGATACCAGTAGTAAAATATGGCGTCAGTCGAAACGAGTCAAAGAATAAGCAGGCAAGTTCTTTGTTATTTTGGTCTTTTAAGGTTCTGAAAATCACGGGACATAcataataatattgatatttttggaTGTGAATGAAAATGCAGGCAAGCTCCGCAACTAGTTACGGTATTGAAGGAGATGAAAGCAGGATTGGATACAGTGAGCTTAAAAGTACAAGCTTTAACCGCAAAGgtcagttttttattttttaattctatgATTGTTCATGgttgattatttaaataatgATACTCGGTTAATTAGAACAATAACAATTTATATAGTTAGAAAGAAATTTTAAGGATACACAGTGTGTTTTTGGGATGTGTTGAAACCTTTCCCATCAATTGTTGGTTACCCAATGCCTTTGCTGGTGGAAAATACTTGGTGCAGCACTGGAAGTGCCGGAAAGTTGTCCGGACACCATTATTAGCTGCCGCTCGCAAAAAAGAAATCTATATTGGATACCAAATAGTCATGTTTAATTAGTTATTGCCAATGAATACTGGTACATTCTTTTAGATaagttttattgatgaaacCAGCAGTAAATTGTTGCTGTAATCCAAAAAATGCAAGGAACTAATAAAGTCTACCAATGTTTCAACATCATTTACTAGCTCTAAATTGCACCAAAAGATAATCTGTCGTAAACTATCAGCTTTTATCTTCAAAATATGATTCCGTTGTATTTGCAATACCTTCCTACTACTATCTTCAGCATCAACTGATACTTTTTCATTTGGTTTAGTGTTCATCTAGATTCTTTATATTCTTGCTAAAGAGACATGTGTATCATTTGGGTTAAGTGTGAAATTAGAATTCTTTTAGTTAGTTTacctaatttattatttaatttaaatggaCTTAAAGCATGGAATGGATCCAGAGGATTCATATAAGCGACTGTAACTAGCTTAGGGTTAAGGCATAGTTGATTTATTGATCGATCACTTTCTTCTATCAATATCTTGACGTTTTTTCCTactaacaaaataaaagagagaaacttttatatatttgcTTCCCAGAATCACCCCGAGTCGTCATTGCCATGCCGCTACCCATCACCTCTATGAGGTTCAAGTTCTTTCTTTGAGAAATTATGAGGCTACATTTTACTTATGTACAATCatacattgatgaaatatttagtaaATGGTTTCATTTtgtaaaacattttttaaaacaatagtCTTTTGGGTGCCTGTAATCCAATATTCTCCCATTGAAGCAATTATCTTTGAACTAATATGTTAGATCCTACAACTAATTTGGTTTTCCACGTTACAGATGTTACGATCAATAATACATGATCTTCCCACTTGGTATCCATGTTGGGTTCATGTTACTCTCTTTGATATCTAATCATCCCAACGGCCAGTATGAGAAAGTCCAAGTCTATGCTATATTGAAATACATGCTTGTCTTTAAAGGATATATGTATCAATGTGTATgtgtcccccccccccccccccaaaaaaaaaaaaaaccaccaACCCCCATGCTAGTAATCCATAGAATTAATGCCTTTAGCAGGGCACTTCTGTAACTCAGTCACAGAAAATAGTGAACTGCTTGATCCATTCAGTTGAATGTGCCTTTGATATTTTACGTGGCAGCTGTGTAGGAAAGAATGAAAATAGCACTATATCAACTTGACATGCCCTTCTCTTCTTCCAAATTCCCGTGCAATTTGTCTGCAGGTGAAAGCGGATCACTTTCCAACAGCAGATGGAATAAGTTACCTTGAAACGAAGCATCTGCTACTTCTGAATTATTGTCAATCACTTGTCTATTATTTGCTCCGCAAGGCAAAAGGACTCTCAATTGAAGGGCATCCAGTAGTTCGGAGTCTGGTGGAGATGAGATTGTTTTTGGAGAAGGTATGTTAAAGCTATCTCTCCAGCTCCTCTTGGGTGTTTTTCTGCCCTTAATTGCAGTATCCTTACTGTCATGCTCTGTGCAGATTCGCCCCATTGACAAGAAACTACAGTATCAAATTCAGAAGCTCACACGAGATAGTGACACAGCTTCTGAGAAGTCAGTTATAAGTGAGAAGGGAACAGATACTCAGAAGGAGGACCTATTGAAGTATCGTCCAAAACCTGATATGCTTGTTAGTAAAACAAGTAACACTGCAGAGGTTGGTGTTTGGTACATGACAATGAAATGACCATTTTAGTTCCTTTCTCCTCCTGTTCAAAAAGAGTTGGCTCAATCTTTAGCAATTTTTAGAGTTTGAAGTTATGATTTAACTCACTCAGTCTCCCAtatgatttcttgaagtaaagaGATAGTTGAATGTCTTTGGTCTTGACCTACAGGATGGTGTATATCGACCCCCCAAATTTGCGCCTGCTTCTATGGGCGAGGAGAAAATGTCGAAGCAGGAGAGAAATGAATTGAGGAGGGAAAAAGAGAGATTGCGAAATGCTAAACAAAGCCCGTATATGATAGATTTGTTGAATGATCTTGAAGGAAGACCCGAAGAGGTAGTTCTCTATTTGACTATTTATACTAACTCACTTCCCTGAGCAATCGTGTATTGACTATTGATCACGGTGAAAAATACAGGTAAGAGAAGTTGTTGGATCTGAAAGTAGAGAACTCACAAACTACATGGCTAAAATGGAAGAACGTGCAAAAAGAGAAGAGGAGGCGTTTGATCGTGCCCCACTTACAAAattggagaaaaagaaaatgaaacatCTGAAGAAGTCAAGAAATGGGTAAGTTCAGTAGGAACTGTGTGGTTGATCTTACTAACTATAAAAAGAGTCAATTTATGGTCAGTCTTTTGATCATTTCAGATATGAACTTAATCTATAGTTTGGAAGGTACTGGAAGATTAGGTGGAGCtctgatttcttttttttttaaaatggactAACTGGAGGCTAATCTCCTTCCTTTGATTGTGCTAGGTTGCTTGGGCTGACAGATAGTTTCTATGACGAGATAAAAAGTTTGCCTTTAGGGGAACCTG includes:
- the LOC107015804 gene encoding neuroguidin codes for the protein MASVETSQRISRQAPQLVTVLKEMKAGLDTVSLKVQALTAKVKADHFPTADGISYLETKHLLLLNYCQSLVYYLLRKAKGLSIEGHPVVRSLVEMRLFLEKIRPIDKKLQYQIQKLTRDSDTASEKSVISEKGTDTQKEDLLKYRPKPDMLVSKTSNTAEDGVYRPPKFAPASMGEEKMSKQERNELRREKERLRNAKQSPYMIDLLNDLEGRPEEVREVVGSESRELTNYMAKMEERAKREEEAFDRAPLTKLEKKKMKHLKKSRNGLLGLTDSFYDEIKSLPLGEPVSEQSENFEKGGTGIKQQKKRKRRN